The Chloroflexota bacterium DNA segment CCCATCGTTTTTCTCCGCAATCAACAGGTTGAGTACGCGCTTGGCGGCATCGCTGGCCCCATCGGTGAGGAAGATATGCTCAGTGTTGGTGCGTAGCTCGCCGGTATGATCATCGCGCTGGTCTATAAATTTGGCAATCGCCTCACGGATGAAGCGAAAACCCTTGCTCTCGGTATAGGCCCCGGTTCCGGTGCGGCTTTGCGCGAGAATTTTCTCGCTGATGCCAAGCACATACTCCGAGATGAAATCGTCTTCTTTGAGCTGGCTGTGCGGCGTTTCCTCAAATAAATCTTTAATCTGTCGTTCGCGCGCAATTTTCGATGGTTCTTCGACCAAACTGAGTACCTGACGGTAATAGGTTAAAGGCGATTGCCCCAATGCTTGCGGATTACCAATATTGCAGGGGATGATATTCTGCCCCTGTTGTTGCATTGCCGCGGCGCGCTGCGGAATTGGCCCGCGTACAGCATATTCCATCTCGAGGATATTGCGATTAACGATTACCTGTGATTGTGACGAACTCATAGCCGAAAAACTCCTGTGGGGGAATAGTGTTGTTTACAATGCTATTAAGTATACTTGATGCGCCTGGAAATGATTTCCGAATATCGGTTGTCTTGGGTGGTACCACAGTAGGGATTGTAATTAGAGTTAGTGTGTGCATAATGTCTACATATCGTCTTGAGCCATAAAGGAGCCTTAAGTGATTACAAAGCGTATCTGGAAACTGTTCGTCATCATTTCGTATTTAATGATGGTTGCCACCCCGGTTTTTGCCGGTAGTGGGCTGCCCGATGTGATCGATCCGGAGCCTGTTTCTGGCACTAGAGAAGGTTTAGGTCCCTTTGATAATGCTTTTTACAGTCCTGGCCCGGGTTTTAATGTTGGCGATTTAGAAGTAACTTCTTACGATAAAAGGGATAGGGTGACAATTCCATACCCATTGAACGCTTCCCGCTTTTTGGCAATGTGTCCAATTGACGCTTATCTTCCCAATGGTGAAGATGATGTTTCCTGGTCTTGTACGTGGGAGTTTGATAATACCCGGCAGCAAGCTACTTTTACTTTATCGTCAAATTATGATAGCGGAAATAATACGCAAATAGGCGCAACGGCAATACTTATCAGCCTGGATGATTTTGATTTGGTTGACTATGCTGAATTTACCATAACCAACAATAGTAATGGAGTCTATGCCCTTGATTATTCACCTGGTGATGCGATTGTTATTGCGGTGAATATCTATGAAACCAATACCGATGATGATTTTTCCTTCTCGATCTATCCAAATGATTCAACCAGCGCATTTGACTATAAAGTAAATGCCTGGAATGGGAATGATGGCAGTTATATTAAGGGACAAATAGCGGTTTTTAAGCCTCTTGGCGATGCGTTGATCGCGATTGATGCTGTTAATCTGTACAATAATAACAGCATCGAAAACTATTTTGATTTGCCTTCGGCGGGTCGGACGGCATATTTTGCGAGCATCTACAGCTATGTTACCAATGACGATGATGATTTTTACGCCTTATCAGCAATGGATCCCTATGGATACCAATTAGCCGAAACTGGCCACGGCAATAATGGTAGCAACGCTGCTATTGAATTTGTTATGCTAAAACGCTGATCTACTTGCGTTACTTGACCCAAAAGACCTCCGATGAAAAAAAATCGGGGGTCTTTTGGGTTGCCTTCATCAAATCTACATACCGTCTTCATCAGATTTGCACATCCATGCGATATGCTGTATTTCGGTGCGTTATAATCAATCAATAACAAATCACAACTTTCCAACCTGTAGACTTTCAACCCCTGGACATGCCCAAAATTCTGATTATCGAAGATGAACCCGAACTGGTCAAAGTGCTGCGCTCCTATTTGGAGAAATCCAACTTTGACGTGATTACTGCTTACCGCGGCGATAGCGGCCTGACCGCCTGGGAGCAGCAAAAGCCCGATCTGGTGCTGCTTGATCTCAACCTGCCCGGTATGGATGGCCTGGATGTAGCGCGTGAAATTCGCCGCAAGGCCGATACCCCGATCATCATGCTGACGGCGCGCGTCGAAGAGATGGATCAACTCATCGGATTGGAGTTGGGCGCCGATGATTACATCGCCAAACCCTATTCACCGCGGCTGGTGGTTGCCAAAGTGCGGGCTGTGTTACGCCGCGCGGTAGCAGAACCCATCCCGAGCCAGGTGCTGACCGTCGCCGATATTCAAATTGACCTCGATGCGCATACTGTTCATCAGGCCGGGATTCCCATCGAACTCACCCCCACCGAATTTGATCTTCTGGTTGCTCTGGTCGCCCAGCCGGGGCGCGCCTATTCGCGTATGCAATTACTCGAAGCTTCGCAAGGTGCAGCCTACGAGGGCTACGAGCGCACCATTGATGCTCATATTAAAAACTTGCGCGCCAAGCTGGAGCCTGACCCAAAAGCCCCGCGCTATATTGAAACTGTGTTTGGGGTGGGGTATCGTTTTGCGAGGCAATAAATAAACCATGCGTCTGCGCCTCATCCTTTCCTTTGCTCTTGTTGTGCTCATTGCCACGCTCAGCCTGGTGGTGATTGTGCGCCTGAATACCGCCGAGGCTGTGCGCAACTTTATGTTTCGCGGCGGCGCGGCGGGGGTTGCCCCACTCGTGGAAGATTTGGAAAGCTATTATCAGGAAATGGGAAGTTGGCAGGGGGTGGGTAGAACCATCAGCGCCACGCAGCACGGCAACTCTGGCCGCGGCGCGGGAGCCGGGCAGCCAAGCGCGGGCAATAATGCCAGCGGCGGCAGCCAGAACCTGCATTTGCGCTTGCTCGACTCTGATGGCAATGTGATTTTTGATACCGATGGTAATTGGGCCAACGAAACCGCCACCAGTGAAGAAATGCAGCGCGCGATTCCCCTGCACCATAAATTTCAAACCGTCGGCTATTTGCTGACCGAGGGCGGGGCGCAGTTCACGACTGACAACGAGACTCAACTCGTTGAGCAGTTGAATCGCGCTGCGCTGATCGCTGCGCTGATCGCGGGTGGCGTGGCCTTGCTGCTGGCCTTGCTGCTGGCGCATAGCCTGCTGCGCCCCGTGCGCGATCTCACCCACGCGGCTGCCGACATGGCTGATGGCGATCTGAGTCAGCGTGTTGAACTGCAGGGCGCGGACGAATGGGTTACACTTGGGCAGGCCTTCAACCACATGGCTGCCTCTTTAGAGCAGGCCGAAGACCGCCGCCGTGCCCTCACCGCTGATATTGCCCACGAGTTGCGCACCCCCCTGGCCGTGCAGCGCGCCCATCTCGAAGCCCTGCAGGATGGCATTTACGAACTCACGCAGGAAAACTTGTTACCCATCGAAGCGCAAACGCATATTCTCACGCGTTTGGTGGATGATTTACGAACCCTGGCTCTGGCGGATTCCGGCCAATTGGCGCTGGAACGCGTCCCGGTGGATTTCTCTGCCCTGGTAGAGCGCGTAGTGAATCGTTTTCAGCCCCAGGCAGGCGCGCAGCAAACCGGGTTGGCGCTCACCCTCGATGTGGATTCAGTGCATTTCGCCGTTGATCCGCAGCGCATCGAGCAGATTATTAATAATTTACTGAGCAACGCCCTGCGCTATGCCGCCGGGGGTAGTATCCGCGTGAGATTGGCACGCACCCCCGAGCGAGTCACGCTTAGCGTTCACGACTCTGGCCCTGGCATCCCCGAAAATTCGCTGCCACATATTTTTGAGCGTTTCTATAAAACCGAAAAATCCCGCCGCAGCGCATACGGTTCCACTGGGCTGGGGCTTTCGATTGCTCGCAAGCTGGCTCAGGCGCACGGCGGCGATTTATCAGCTGCCAATCACCCACAAGGTGGCGCATTATTTACATTGGAATTACCGCTTTAGGGGTACAATATGGGGCGTGTGCCATTATTTTTGACTTACGCAAAACGATGAACAATATACCGAAAATAGGGATGTGTGGGGTGTTTCGCACCTCACACATCCCTATTTTCGGGCTTTCTTTTGCGAAAGTGCGTAAGTCCTGTTTTTTTTAGCAAATTGGAGCGCAATATATGTCCCCTTTCAAAGTCCTTATATCCGATAAATTAGATACCCGCGGCGCAGAAATTTTGCAAGCCGCCGCCGATGTTGACAATCAGCCGGGTATCACTCCCGACGAATTATTGCAAGTTATCGGGGCATATGATGCCCTGGTGGTACGCGGCCGCACGAAGGTTACTGCGGCAGTAATTGAGGCAGGTAAAAACCTGAAAGTTGTCGGGCGCGCCGGTGTGGGCGTCGATAATATTGATCTCGCCGCGGCGCAATCGGGTAGTGTGACTGTGGTCAACTCACCCACGGCGACGACGATTGCCGTGGCCGAACAAACCCTGGCGATGATGCTTGGGTTAATACGGCATTTGCCGCGCGCCGATCATGCCATGAAATCGGGCCGTTGGGAAAAGAAAGCCCTGGTGGGAACGGAGCTGGCGGGCAAGGTTTTGGGTGTGATTGGCCTGGGGAATATTGGTGCGGCTGTAGCGCAGCGCGCTGCCGCCTTTGGTATGCAAATTATTGCTTTTGACCCCTTCTTCTCCGGTGATGAAATCCGCCAGCGCGGAGCAGAACCAGTGGAACTCCCCGAGATTTACGCTCGCGCCGATCTAATTACTTTGCACGTACCACTGACACCGAAAACTCGCAATTTGATTGGTGGGCAAGCGTTTGCGCAAATGAAGCGCGGGGTGCGTTTGGTGTGTACGGCGCGCGGTGGTGTAATTG contains these protein-coding regions:
- a CDS encoding response regulator transcription factor — its product is MPKILIIEDEPELVKVLRSYLEKSNFDVITAYRGDSGLTAWEQQKPDLVLLDLNLPGMDGLDVAREIRRKADTPIIMLTARVEEMDQLIGLELGADDYIAKPYSPRLVVAKVRAVLRRAVAEPIPSQVLTVADIQIDLDAHTVHQAGIPIELTPTEFDLLVALVAQPGRAYSRMQLLEASQGAAYEGYERTIDAHIKNLRAKLEPDPKAPRYIETVFGVGYRFARQ
- a CDS encoding HAMP domain-containing protein, with protein sequence MRLRLILSFALVVLIATLSLVVIVRLNTAEAVRNFMFRGGAAGVAPLVEDLESYYQEMGSWQGVGRTISATQHGNSGRGAGAGQPSAGNNASGGSQNLHLRLLDSDGNVIFDTDGNWANETATSEEMQRAIPLHHKFQTVGYLLTEGGAQFTTDNETQLVEQLNRAALIAALIAGGVALLLALLLAHSLLRPVRDLTHAAADMADGDLSQRVELQGADEWVTLGQAFNHMAASLEQAEDRRRALTADIAHELRTPLAVQRAHLEALQDGIYELTQENLLPIEAQTHILTRLVDDLRTLALADSGQLALERVPVDFSALVERVVNRFQPQAGAQQTGLALTLDVDSVHFAVDPQRIEQIINNLLSNALRYAAGGSIRVRLARTPERVTLSVHDSGPGIPENSLPHIFERFYKTEKSRRSAYGSTGLGLSIARKLAQAHGGDLSAANHPQGGALFTLELPL